A section of the Hippea sp. KM1 genome encodes:
- a CDS encoding ketopantoate reductase family protein, with product MERIAIFGAGALGLWFGFKLHDRYDVVCVSKKRFVDAIKDKGLTLLLNKKTKTKNINITDQVKAISACKTIILASKSFDSKENLTTIKNINPQADIITIQNGIYTEEVAKELFNKSQLFPASVMIGSRFINDSTIEEFLNEGMVLGSLNSSNKTQDIAHMFESVGIKVRISDNIERDKWKKFMFYCSSATLNSLTATLSLYEKDERWIVKNSLDEIEQVGKHLDLSFDIERLKEEVFEYAMNFRPKQWNASVGEDLKKGKKTEIDYLNGYVVKLADRFNIDVPINETLYRLTRILQRTRRLKEK from the coding sequence ATGGAGAGAATCGCTATTTTTGGCGCCGGCGCCTTAGGGCTTTGGTTTGGCTTTAAGCTTCATGATAGATACGATGTGGTCTGTGTATCCAAAAAGAGGTTCGTTGATGCAATAAAGGATAAAGGGCTAACGCTCCTATTAAACAAAAAAACCAAAACAAAAAACATAAACATAACAGACCAGGTAAAGGCCATCTCAGCCTGCAAAACAATTATATTGGCTTCAAAAAGCTTCGATAGCAAGGAAAACCTCACCACCATAAAAAACATCAACCCTCAAGCCGACATAATAACGATTCAAAACGGCATATACACAGAGGAGGTGGCCAAAGAGCTATTCAATAAAAGCCAGCTATTTCCAGCATCCGTAATGATAGGCTCGAGATTTATAAACGATTCCACCATAGAGGAGTTCTTAAACGAGGGTATGGTGTTGGGCAGCCTGAACAGTTCAAATAAAACACAAGACATTGCCCATATGTTCGAAAGCGTGGGCATAAAGGTTAGAATCTCAGACAATATCGAGAGGGATAAGTGGAAGAAGTTTATGTTTTACTGCTCATCGGCCACGCTCAACAGCTTAACGGCAACCTTAAGCCTCTATGAAAAAGACGAAAGATGGATAGTAAAAAACTCCCTGGATGAGATAGAGCAAGTGGGTAAACATCTGGATTTGAGTTTTGACATAGAGAGGCTTAAGGAAGAGGTGTTTGAGTATGCAATGAACTTTAGGCCCAAACAGTGGAATGCAAGCGTCGGCGAGGATCTAAAAAAGGGTAAAAAGACCGAGATAGATTACCTAAACGGATATGTAGTCAAGCTGGCCGATCGGTTTAATATAGATGTGCCGATAAATGAAACGCTGTATAGGCTAACAAGGATACTTCAAAGGACACGGAGGTTGAAAGAGAAATAA
- a CDS encoding enoyl-CoA hydratase/isomerase family protein: MYETIEVAIDNHIGTITLAKPESLNVFTSQLARELNDALKKLDNDADVRVIVIKAKGKGFSAGIDVSELKDKTHTELLETTRLMEEMNITLTSMKTPTIASVKGFAVANGFGLVALCDLAVAEEGTKFGATAINVGLSCIGPAVALSRIIGRKRTLELLLTGRIIMAEEALQWGLINRIAQKGRLDEETMKLAEELAQKSPLALQITREAFYKMSDLPLERAIEVANYAFAQICALEDAKEGIDAFLEKRQPNWKLK; this comes from the coding sequence ATGTATGAAACGATAGAGGTTGCGATTGATAACCATATTGGCACTATAACCCTTGCAAAACCGGAGAGCCTAAATGTCTTCACAAGCCAACTCGCCAGGGAGCTTAACGATGCCTTGAAGAAACTGGATAATGATGCCGATGTTAGGGTTATTGTTATCAAAGCTAAAGGCAAGGGTTTTTCGGCCGGTATAGATGTTTCTGAGCTAAAGGATAAGACCCATACGGAGCTTTTAGAGACCACCCGCCTGATGGAGGAGATGAATATAACGCTGACCTCGATGAAGACACCAACAATAGCCTCTGTTAAAGGCTTTGCCGTTGCAAACGGTTTCGGCCTTGTGGCTCTGTGTGATTTGGCCGTGGCAGAGGAGGGCACTAAATTTGGTGCGACAGCTATCAATGTGGGTTTATCCTGCATCGGGCCTGCCGTTGCTCTATCAAGGATTATAGGCAGAAAGAGAACGCTTGAGTTGCTTTTAACCGGCAGGATTATAATGGCTGAGGAGGCCTTGCAGTGGGGCTTGATAAACAGGATTGCTCAGAAGGGTAGGTTGGATGAGGAGACGATGAAGCTGGCTGAAGAGTTGGCTCAAAAAAGCCCACTTGCCCTTCAGATAACAAGGGAGGCGTTTTATAAGATGTCCGATTTGCCGCTTGAGAGGGCAATAGAGGTGGCAAATTACGCCTTTGCGCAAATATGTGCACTCGAGGATGCAAAAGAGGGTATTGATGCCTTTTTAGAAAAGAGGCAGCCAAATTGGAAGCTTAAATAG
- a CDS encoding M24 family metallopeptidase has translation MRTDRIENLRKRMDEAQIDCVVLFSNSDIRYFCDVDIEGALVITRDECRLFVSSLYFQKAEEELEENTVLSKSLDDIIEYLKTNKLKSVGFDFAKTTVKQLRAFDMFDIVDFSNQTLLLRAIKEREEINKIKRAAFAARNAMLKVYPTIKAGITEKELADELVYQLRKNGAEKEAFDTIVASGPNAAYPHHRPTDRRIQEGEFVVIDFGAHIDGYNSDTTYTFLIGKKTDELKELFNAVFYAQLFATEMIAPGRTTAKQIDERVRKELAKYNLDKYFIHSTGHGVGLDVHEFPFINPTNDMIIQPNMIFTIEPGIYIPNKLGIRLEHMVLTHENDTEVLAFAPFIEAM, from the coding sequence ATGAGAACAGACAGGATAGAAAACCTAAGAAAAAGGATGGATGAGGCACAGATCGACTGCGTGGTGTTGTTTTCCAACTCAGACATCCGATACTTCTGCGATGTGGATATAGAAGGCGCTTTGGTTATAACAAGGGATGAATGCAGGCTATTTGTGAGCAGCCTATACTTTCAAAAAGCTGAGGAGGAGTTAGAAGAAAACACCGTACTCTCAAAAAGCTTAGACGATATAATCGAATACCTAAAGACAAATAAGCTAAAAAGCGTGGGTTTTGATTTTGCAAAGACAACCGTAAAGCAGTTAAGGGCCTTTGACATGTTTGACATAGTCGATTTTTCCAACCAAACCCTATTGCTTAGGGCTATAAAAGAAAGGGAAGAGATAAACAAGATAAAGAGGGCGGCCTTTGCTGCAAGGAACGCCATGCTTAAGGTCTATCCCACCATTAAGGCAGGAATCACAGAAAAGGAATTGGCCGATGAGCTGGTCTATCAATTGAGGAAAAACGGGGCAGAGAAAGAAGCCTTTGATACGATAGTGGCAAGCGGGCCAAATGCGGCTTACCCACACCACAGGCCAACAGACAGAAGGATTCAGGAGGGTGAGTTTGTCGTAATAGACTTCGGTGCACACATAGACGGATACAATTCAGACACCACATACACCTTTTTGATAGGCAAAAAAACAGATGAACTGAAGGAGCTATTTAACGCCGTATTTTACGCACAGCTCTTTGCAACGGAGATGATAGCACCAGGCAGAACCACAGCAAAACAGATCGATGAAAGGGTAAGAAAGGAGCTTGCCAAATACAACTTAGACAAATACTTTATCCACTCCACAGGGCACGGTGTCGGATTAGATGTGCACGAATTCCCCTTTATCAATCCAACAAACGACATGATAATCCAACCCAATATGATTTTCACCATAGAACCGGGTATTTACATACCAAACAAGTTGGGTATAAGGCTTGAACATATGGTTTTGACCCACGAGAACGATACAGAAGTGCTGGCCTTTGCACCTTTTATAGAGGCCATGTAA
- a CDS encoding GGDEF domain-containing protein, protein MLRKLKQAKNKTHCSTYIENLSTAIVHLLIALKTNDLIIDAQIDELKKQVKKIKFEEDISKVVSLRDNIANFVIKYDEYLQQKKDEFNRLILNNISILTTLAKSSEADARWKKNLDAVKELLKKKIDIDQLKKTKEILFQLGTATKDSKDVVYRDIIEILFELLGLETDNPEAKQYLEKVKQLQTKLSSSPYRLDEKEIRDQIKQIIEQKIRLEEEYIEGLQKKLDKALKALIYTITTFTTSSNSYVNTFEGHIEEINNAMKSDNIDVDELSKRLIGIAIKIKDTTINMKNELEEYSKKMEEAKKTIEELKDKLKKAEENLIIDPLTGVYNRRGLLHFLNIEVNRANRYKQPMSIIMADLDHFSRVNNTYGHLAGDIVLKGFCKMVKSLIRATDIAARYGGEEFIIILPNTDLDSAYEVAEKIRNAISKLKFKYKNETFSITSSFGVAQYRENEKIETLIKRVDAALYKAKEKRNITVKETQL, encoded by the coding sequence ATGCTTAGAAAACTCAAACAGGCAAAAAACAAAACCCACTGCTCCACATACATAGAAAACCTCTCAACCGCCATTGTCCACCTGCTTATAGCGCTAAAAACAAACGACCTTATAATCGATGCGCAGATAGATGAGTTAAAAAAACAGGTAAAAAAGATCAAATTCGAAGAGGACATATCCAAGGTTGTATCGCTGAGGGATAACATAGCAAACTTCGTAATCAAATACGACGAATACCTGCAGCAGAAAAAAGATGAATTCAACAGGCTCATCCTAAACAACATAAGCATCCTAACCACGCTGGCCAAATCCTCAGAGGCTGATGCCCGCTGGAAAAAGAACTTAGACGCCGTAAAGGAGCTTCTAAAAAAGAAAATCGACATAGATCAGCTTAAAAAAACCAAAGAGATACTATTTCAGTTAGGCACAGCCACCAAAGACTCAAAGGATGTCGTCTATAGGGATATCATAGAGATACTATTTGAGCTGTTGGGTTTAGAGACAGACAATCCCGAGGCCAAGCAATACTTAGAGAAGGTAAAGCAGCTTCAAACCAAGCTATCCTCAAGTCCATACAGGCTGGATGAGAAGGAAATCAGAGACCAGATAAAACAGATCATAGAACAGAAGATTAGGCTTGAGGAGGAATACATAGAGGGCCTGCAGAAGAAGCTGGATAAGGCCCTTAAGGCCTTGATCTACACCATAACGACATTCACCACATCATCAAACAGCTATGTCAACACATTTGAGGGGCATATAGAAGAGATAAACAACGCCATGAAGAGCGACAACATAGATGTCGATGAGTTAAGCAAAAGGCTCATAGGCATAGCCATAAAAATAAAAGATACAACAATAAACATGAAAAACGAGTTAGAGGAATACTCCAAAAAGATGGAGGAGGCCAAAAAAACGATAGAGGAGCTTAAGGATAAGCTCAAAAAGGCGGAGGAGAACCTCATCATAGATCCGCTAACCGGTGTATACAACAGGCGTGGCCTGCTCCATTTCTTAAACATAGAGGTAAACAGGGCAAATAGATACAAGCAGCCCATGTCCATAATCATGGCAGACTTAGACCACTTCAGCAGGGTAAACAACACATACGGCCACCTGGCAGGTGATATAGTGCTTAAGGGCTTCTGCAAAATGGTAAAATCGCTCATAAGGGCCACAGACATAGCCGCACGATACGGCGGTGAGGAGTTTATAATCATACTGCCTAATACGGATTTGGATAGCGCCTATGAAGTGGCAGAGAAAATCAGAAACGCCATATCAAAGCTAAAGTTCAAATACAAAAATGAAACCTTCTCCATAACATCGAGCTTCGGCGTTGCCCAATACAGGGAAAACGAAAAGATAGAAACGCTCATCAAAAGGGTCGATGCAGCCCTTTACAAGGCAAAGGAAAAAAGGAACATTACGGTTAAGGAGACGCAATTATGA
- a CDS encoding sensor histidine kinase has product MVKTDYFAETLKTNLLILFVRLLSVSGAVIWVTYPNLYIANLNKLQIIYVYNIIIYIYTALFIIRFFIPKHTTKSEIFCFFSFVFDQIVISYFTYNTGGFSSPFYSGYFVVITLSAFVLGTRLSLLVALFGAVFYVLFNYSYGIGFYNIVEVLYRIIPFFVIAFPTGVLSDLAEKNLEEIKSLNEELKDKNKKLGDSLFKIERMQRQLIKREKENALLELTESVAHRLRNPLMSLGGMSSILEKKLKKGAKGEELMKYVEYIKSESKNISEIINNLLEMSDREVELKFVKLDVLIDAVLSEFDGDIKKNNIKVNLNIESMPPIRTDEKKLKIAIHNIIDNCIKVMKNGGELSISIVQSKNLRNTIEITISDTGPGIPRSVLKNIFKPFESGGTVKKGVGLPIAKHSVEIIGGELYIESEIGKGTTFKILLPM; this is encoded by the coding sequence ATGGTTAAAACCGATTACTTCGCAGAGACGCTCAAGACGAATCTGCTGATCCTTTTTGTTAGGCTCTTATCCGTATCCGGTGCGGTTATATGGGTTACCTATCCAAATTTGTATATAGCCAACCTGAATAAGCTGCAAATTATATATGTTTACAATATCATCATATACATCTATACAGCCCTGTTTATCATACGGTTTTTTATTCCCAAACACACCACAAAGTCGGAGATATTCTGTTTTTTTAGCTTTGTATTCGACCAGATTGTAATATCCTATTTCACATACAACACAGGCGGTTTCTCAAGTCCGTTTTATTCGGGATACTTTGTTGTTATAACCCTATCGGCGTTTGTGCTTGGAACAAGACTCTCTTTGCTTGTTGCTTTGTTTGGTGCGGTTTTTTATGTGCTGTTTAATTACAGCTATGGAATAGGTTTTTACAATATCGTTGAGGTGCTTTACAGGATAATTCCGTTCTTTGTTATAGCGTTTCCTACGGGCGTGTTGAGTGATCTTGCAGAGAAGAACTTGGAGGAAATCAAAAGCCTCAATGAGGAGCTTAAGGATAAGAATAAGAAATTGGGCGACTCTTTGTTTAAGATAGAGAGGATGCAGAGGCAGCTGATAAAAAGGGAGAAGGAAAACGCCCTGCTTGAGCTTACAGAGAGCGTTGCACACAGGCTAAGGAACCCCTTGATGAGTTTAGGCGGTATGTCTTCGATTTTGGAGAAAAAACTCAAAAAGGGTGCAAAGGGCGAGGAGTTAATGAAGTATGTGGAATACATAAAGAGCGAGAGTAAAAACATAAGCGAGATCATAAACAACCTGCTTGAGATGAGCGACAGGGAAGTGGAGTTGAAATTTGTTAAATTGGATGTTTTAATAGACGCCGTGTTGAGCGAGTTTGACGGTGATATTAAGAAAAACAACATAAAGGTCAATCTGAATATAGAGAGCATGCCCCCCATAAGAACGGATGAAAAGAAGCTAAAGATCGCCATTCACAACATAATAGACAACTGCATAAAGGTAATGAAGAACGGAGGTGAGCTCTCTATAAGCATTGTGCAATCCAAAAACCTAAGAAACACCATCGAGATAACCATAAGCGATACAGGCCCCGGCATACCAAGGAGTGTGCTTAAAAACATCTTTAAGCCGTTTGAGTCTGGCGGCACGGTAAAGAAGGGTGTTGGCCTGCCCATAGCCAAGCATTCCGTTGAGATAATAGGTGGTGAGTTGTATATAGAAAGTGAAATAGGTAAAGGAACGACCTTTAAAATACTACTGCCGATGTGA
- the trpS gene encoding tryptophan--tRNA ligase translates to MKKTILSGMRPTGELHLGNLYGALKNWVKLQQDDSYERFYFVADWHALTTGFDASEEIPQKTLNMVIDWLAFGLDEEKNTIFVQSLVKEHAELFLLLSMITPVGWLERVPSYKDQIAQLGKAKTSNYGFLGYPVLMAADIIIYKAHLVPVGLDQVAHLEFTRELVRHFNHLVGRDVFIEPQPLLTEVPKILGLDGRKMSKSYDNAIYLSDSEEETQKKIRVMFTDPRRKRKTDPGVAEECGVFMLHKIFTPKDKQEEIKDACSKAQIGCVECKRLLVKNLNEALSPIRENRNRLLNDKDTVKQILIDGSKKASQKAKETMEEVRDAIFSNSRLG, encoded by the coding sequence ATGAAGAAAACGATCTTAAGCGGTATGAGACCCACAGGAGAGCTGCATTTGGGTAATCTATATGGGGCTTTGAAGAACTGGGTTAAGCTTCAGCAGGACGATAGCTATGAGAGGTTTTATTTTGTTGCCGATTGGCATGCCCTGACAACAGGTTTTGATGCATCAGAGGAGATCCCCCAAAAGACATTAAACATGGTTATAGACTGGCTTGCCTTTGGTCTTGATGAGGAAAAGAACACCATATTTGTGCAGTCATTGGTTAAAGAGCATGCAGAATTATTCTTGCTGTTGTCTATGATAACACCCGTGGGCTGGCTTGAAAGGGTGCCTTCGTATAAGGATCAGATTGCACAGCTTGGGAAGGCCAAGACTTCGAATTACGGATTTTTGGGTTATCCCGTGCTCATGGCAGCCGACATTATCATCTATAAAGCCCATCTTGTGCCTGTTGGTCTGGATCAGGTTGCACACCTTGAGTTCACCAGGGAACTGGTCAGGCACTTCAACCACTTGGTCGGCAGGGATGTGTTTATTGAGCCTCAACCGTTGTTGACCGAGGTGCCGAAGATATTGGGGCTTGATGGCAGGAAGATGAGTAAATCTTACGACAACGCCATCTATCTGTCTGATAGTGAAGAGGAGACGCAAAAAAAGATAAGGGTGATGTTTACCGACCCTCGAAGGAAGAGAAAGACAGACCCCGGCGTTGCCGAAGAGTGCGGTGTATTTATGCTCCATAAGATATTCACACCAAAGGATAAGCAGGAGGAGATAAAGGATGCCTGTTCAAAGGCGCAGATAGGCTGTGTTGAATGCAAGAGACTTCTTGTCAAGAACCTAAACGAAGCCCTATCGCCCATAAGGGAAAACAGGAATAGGCTTTTGAACGATAAGGATACCGTTAAGCAGATATTAATCGATGGATCAAAGAAGGCCTCCCAGAAGGCCAAAGAAACGATGGAAGAGGTGAGAGATGCAATTTTTTCAAACTCAAGACTTGGATAA
- a CDS encoding GGDEF domain-containing protein — protein sequence MQFFQTQDLDKIEKDLKSENGLNNKSALYFLINHILTQHQRYEENYSLIMFECKVGENVDSKCSELNQKRLDGLVADKLRSICRKSDVLFHCSDGFFCILTRVFEGDDTIMFCKKIDKNLSSLNYDDDCKINLDLKFGITFSKDKDTVESFSQRAFEALKKAKGVSEKVIVKV from the coding sequence ATGCAATTTTTTCAAACTCAAGACTTGGATAAGATAGAGAAAGACCTGAAGAGCGAAAATGGCTTAAACAATAAAAGTGCCCTCTATTTTCTCATAAACCACATCTTAACCCAGCACCAGAGGTATGAGGAGAATTACAGCCTCATCATGTTTGAGTGCAAAGTTGGGGAGAATGTGGACTCTAAATGCTCTGAGCTAAATCAAAAAAGGCTGGATGGGCTTGTTGCGGATAAATTAAGATCCATCTGCAGGAAGAGCGATGTGTTGTTTCACTGTTCTGATGGTTTCTTTTGTATATTAACGAGGGTTTTTGAGGGTGATGACACCATAATGTTCTGCAAAAAGATAGATAAAAACCTCTCGAGCCTCAATTATGATGATGATTGCAAAATCAACTTGGATTTAAAGTTCGGCATAACATTCTCAAAGGATAAGGACACCGTTGAGAGTTTCTCTCAACGGGCCTTTGAGGCTCTTAAGAAGGCCAAGGGAGTCTCTGAAAAGGTTATAGTCAAGGTTTAG